In Mangifera indica cultivar Alphonso chromosome 1, CATAS_Mindica_2.1, whole genome shotgun sequence, a single genomic region encodes these proteins:
- the LOC123227811 gene encoding TOM1-like protein 6, whose amino-acid sequence MISSLSSTSATVAVEKATSELLLSPDWTMNIDICDSINSHQWQAKDVVKAVKKRLQHKNGKVQFLALTLLETMVKNCGDFVHFQIAERNVLGEMVKIVRKKADMQVRDKILVLLDSWQEAFGGSGGKHPQYYWAYEELRRSGVQFPKRSPDAAPIFTPPVTHHSLGPAQAGFGMPSSSSRRLDETMASEVESLSLSSLDSMRAVMELLSDMLQAVNPSDRQAVKDEVIVDLVNQCRSNSKKLMQMLSTTSNEELLGRGLELNDSLQTLLAKHDAIASGTPLPIQGSGSPLPAQGTNLSPKPTEISFSSVKSTEIGDSSPRPNGTPPAPVATVTKSLINEEEEEEDDFALLARRHSKSQPVPSQSSSAETAGALVLVENSNTTSSMPTASTANPCNALALPDPPAPVRTTKEQDMIDLLSITLSNTSTTLQAPETPSASNQTPPHIRASLNTQGYPYTSPTYPGSQGQVPHNNYVAPWARPQPKPEPQPQPLPQVQPQYQVQSQPLYPQYSSAYPPPPWATTPGYFNNQNHYSTTNNTVSTPQTNTPGSYTPMRGARTLQQNNSYPARAINGSPVTGDGRAASAYGNPAPTAAQKPFIPSYRLFEDLNVLGNADGRLKMTSSTSPSLTGTSGQGMVGGRK is encoded by the exons ATGATTTCGTCTTTATCTTCGACTTCAGCTACAGTTGCTGTGGAGAAGGCGACGAGCGAGCTTTTGTTGAGTCCTGATTGGACTATGAACATCGATATCTGTGATTCAATCAATTCTCATCAGTG GCAGGCAAAAGATGTTGTAAAAGCAGTGAAGAAAAGGTTACAGCACAAGAACGGCAAAGTGCAATTTCTTGCTTTGACG CTGTTAGAAACGATGGTGAAGAATTGTggtgattttgttcattttcaaaTTGCGGAGAGAAATGTATTGGGGGAGATGGTCAAAATTGTGAGGAAGAAG GCAGATATGCAGGTGAGGGATAAAATCTTGGTTTTGTTAGATTCTTGGCAGGAAGCATTTGGTGGAAGTGGAGGAAAGCATCCTCAGTACTATTGGGCGTACGAGGAATTAAGG CGTTCTGGAGTACAATTTCCCAAACGTTCCCCAGATGCTGCTCCAATATTTACTCCACCTGTTACACATCACTCCCTTGGACCTGCCCAAGCAGGTTTTGGAATGCCAAGTAGCTCCTCTAGAAGGCTTGATGAAACCATGGCATCTGAAGTAGAAAGTTTAAG TTTGTCAAGCTTGGATTCAATGCGGGCTGTTATGGAACTCTTAAGTGACATGCTGCAAGCTGTGAACCCTAGTGACCGTCAG GCAGTAAAAGACGAGGTGATTGTTGATCTTGTCAATCAGTGTCGTTCTAATTCAAAAAAGCTAATGCAGATGCTTAGTACAACAAG CAACGAAGAACTTCTTGGTCGTGGTCTTGAGTTAAATGACAGTCTGCAGACCTTGCTTGCAAAACATGATGCTATAGCATCTGGTACCCCTCTTCCAATTCAAGGATCTGGATCCCCTCTTCCTGCTCAAGGAACAAATTTGAGTCCTAAACCAACCGAAATATCTTTCTCCAGCGTCAAATCAACTGAAATAGGTGACTCCAGCCCAAGGCCCAACGGTACTCCTCCTGCACCAGTTGCTACTGTGACAAAGAGCCTAatcaatgaagaagaagaggaggaagacGATTTTGCCCTGCTAGCACGAAG GCATTCCAAGTCACAGCCTGTGCCATCTCAGAGTTCATCTGCAGAAACTGCTGGGGCTCTTGTGCTGGTGGAGAATAGCAACACAACTTCATCAATGCCCACAGCCTCAACTGCTAATCCTTGCAATGCTTTGGCTCTGCCTGATCCACCTGCACCTGTGAGGACTACAAAAGAGCAGGACATGATCGATCTTTTGAGTATTACCTTGTCAAATACATCAACTACTCTACAGGCCCCTGAAACGCCGTCAGCCTCTAACCAAACCCCACCGCACATACGTGCTTCCCTCAACACTCAAGGCTATCCTTACACATCACCAACTTATCCTGGATCTCAAGGGCAGGTACCCCACAACAATTATGTTGCCCCATGGGCTCGGCCTCAACCTAAACCAGAACCACAACCACAACCACTGCCACAAGTACAACCCCAATACCAGGTGCAATCACAGCCCTTGTATCCTCAATATTCATCTGCCTACCCTCCCCCGCCTTGGGCTACCACCCCGGGTTATTTTAACAACCAGAATCACTACTCTACCACGAACAATACTGTCTCAACTCCCCAGACCAATACACCTGGATCATATACACCCATGCGAGGGGCTAGAACCTTGCAGCAAAATAACTCATACCCCGCAAGAGCGATCAATGGTTCACCTGTAACTGGAGATGGTAGGGCCGCGTCAGCTTATGGGAATCCTGCACCAACAGCAGCACAGAAGCCCTTTATACCCTCGTATAGATtgtttgaagatttgaatgttCTTGGCAATGCAGATGGAAGGCTGAAGATGACTAGTAGCACATCGCCTAGCTTGACAGGAACTTCTGGCCAAGGTATGGTGGGTGGAAGGAAGTGA